The Punica granatum isolate Tunisia-2019 chromosome 4, ASM765513v2, whole genome shotgun sequence sequence tttttctgcaaGTTTCCGGCTGGTAATTTCTTGCTAAGCTTCACTCAAGCTGTAACCTTGAACTTCCATGGCGGTGTAGAAGGCTTCAGTCCTCAAGACCCACCTGCCGGAACATCCTTACCAAAGCCTTTGAGTGCGTATGAGTTCTCTTTTTTGGTTTCAAGTTCCGTTTAATTtctgggatttttttttttgcttcgaAAATGGGCTTCATTTCAGCAATGGCTTGATTATATtttcgtcgtcgtcgtcgttatcttcttcttattcttttcTTGTGAGCAGAGGCAGAGCTTTCATGAGTTTGATTACTGAGGTTTCAGAGGGTCGTTAGGGTTTTTCTTTGTGAGCGTGAgttcatatataaatggaGGGAAAGGAGGAAGTTATGGTGGGAGTGACGGTCATGAAGGGCGAGGAAGCTCCGGAGAGCTACAGGGTGGCTCCCAGAACCGAAAGTCCACGTCAGCCTGATGGTCCCCCGGCTGCtggtgctgctgctgctcctgCTCCGGCGGCGGGGTCGGCTGCTCCGGCGAGCTCGGAGGTGAAGAAGAAGCGAGGAAGGCCGAGGAAGTACGGGCCCGACGGGGTGGCCCTGTCGCCAATGCCGATCTCGTCTTCCATCCCGCTGTGGCAGCAGAATAAGCagaagatcaagaagaagcATAAACTTCAGTTCTACAGCTCAGGTGAGAATGAGAcatattaaaagaatttcGGCCCCccaaagaataataataataaaaataaaaagttcttGCAATCTTAAGGTACGAGTTATTAGCCGTCGCCTCAGATCTGCCATTGGTGACGCCACTGGTTCGGAGAAAGAGAACCAGAGGCTGTCTTTGAGTTTTAGGATTCCTCAATGTCTTCTTGTTCTGTTTTTGTCAGTTTTCCCCTTTATTTTGGAACACCGGTGGCTTTGAAGCGACAGTTTCTGAGGTAATAAAACGACCATTTTCTGAACAGTAACACGCTGAGCTGACAGAAACTGTGCAACATATGTCAATATTCATGTCGAATTACTAGTGTCTGATTAGACCCACCAATCTCGTTATTGGTCCGAGGTAGCTGAGTTACAAAATTTCCATGGCCTGTTAATTCTCGACATCTGGGGAGAAACCGAGCATTGAGAAGTGAATCCCCGACTGGCAATTCGTAAACTCGCTTGCCTAAATTGTTTATAGATTTCATGAGATCTGGTTGTGTATCATCTGCTTTTTTTGTAGGAGAGAAGCTCGCATTCTTCGTTGGCGGTAACTTTACGCCACACATGATCACCGTTAATCCCGGTGAGGTACGTGACAtaaattttgcatcattacTCCTAACAGAATCTATATACGTATTATATGAGTGAGAACAGGGGTTCTTGTGCCTCTCGGGTTTTAATGTTCCGAATCTTACAGGACGTCACTATGAAGGTCATGTCGTTCTCTCAGCAAGGATCTCGAGCCATTTGTGTGCTTTCCGCAAACGGTACAATCTCGAATGTCACACTTCGTCAACCTACTTCTTGTGGGGGTACCTTAACATACGAGGTGAAGTCATGATTCCTACGGCTCTTTAATTTAGGCTCGACTCATCTTTGTTTTCCAAGAACTACTTGGTTAGCTTATTTCTTTAAACGTCCTCTGTTGATGATTTTCCAAGATACTAATGGGACCTCGGTTGCTGCTTCGACTTTCTTTTTCCAGGAAAGAAATATCTCGGTTTTTGACATATTCTTATCATTCTGTGAGAAATCATCTGACATAAAATTCACGCGGCCATTTTTTTGTCAGTTCTAGAATTTTTCACATCGGAAggcctttttctctttctcccACAGGGTCGATTCGAGATCCTCTCATTATCGGGATCGTTTACTCCAACTGAGAGTGGAGGAGCTGGGAGTAGATCTGGTGGGATGAGCATTTCCTTGGCGGGACCCGATGGCCGCGTTCTTGGAGGAGGACTCGCAGGCCTCTTGATCGCTGCAGGGCCCGTGCAGGTAAAATAGCCCATGTTTTCTCAAACCTCTGTTCATGTTTTTCTTCGACAACCAAGGTTCTGATATTTGCCAAATTTAAGGTCGTGGTTGGAAGTTTTATATCGGGTCACCAGCTGCAACAGAAGCCTAAGAAGCAACGTGCTGGACCAGCACCAACTCCTCCCAATGTGGCTGGTCGAGAAGAAATGGGCCGATCATGTGGCGGGTTGGAGCCGAATATTTCGTCAGCCTCCGCCTATAAAGCAGAGAACCCAGCGCGAATTGAGGACCCGGGGATTCTGATGACCGAGAATAACATTTCCTTCTCCGAAGAAGAATCTAACGGCCCCAGCTGATTATTTTCATTCCTAGGCCAGTTGTTTGTGGATGATCTGTtcctaattaattttctacCTCTGTTATCTGTTGGTCTTGCCCTGCTCTTCTGAGGCAATGGCATGGATCACTTGAGGATCTCTGTCTCTGACAAGGTTAGGTTGTGACATTTGCTGATGATTCTGTGTACTGTTAGGCACTCCTTAGGTACTTCTCCTTCAATTGGTTAACAAATATTTCCGGATCATTGTTCGACTCGTAATTATTCTGTTTACAGTTGGTTATAACTCTGGCAGAGCTGGCTTAGATCGAGAAGTTTCACCGGAAGCCGAGAATGAGATCAAAATCATCAACAAGTACATAGTTCCAAACAGATCAAATCTAGCAAAAATTGAGCCCTAGCATAATACTGTGATTGGAATCACCAAATGTTGCGGCATAAACAGAAACTGAACAAAATTCTATTTCTTCGATCTGGACCTGATAATTCACACGGTATTGTAAGTTTAACAGGGCTTCCCGAAGAGGCTTTTTCCACGAGAGAAGTGACCGTATGATCTGAGATCTATCTcacctctttcttttcttgtttccTGACGCACCACCCTTGTTGGAGTCCCTGAAATCATTAGTAGTCTCAGCAGTGTTCTGCTTCTTCATGCCCTTCTTCCCTCCAAACCCAAACTTTGAATCCCGAAAAtccctcttcttcatctttcccTTCTTCCCGCCCTGCCAAGCTTTCCCTCCTGACCGATCTCCCGGGCTCACCCCAGGCCTCTTCTTGCTCGACCTCTCGAAAGACTTCCCGTCCTCGAAATCTAGTGGCAAGTCGTTCCCCTTATCGGAAAACCCGCTCTGCTGCCTCTGTTTCCTCCACTTCTTGACAACCTCGATCTCCTCCTTCTTCTGCTTGGCCCTCTCCTTCTGCTTCTGGGCCTGGACCTCCTTGGCCAATTTCTTGGCTTCGCGAgccttcttcctctcctcAGCCTCCTcaatcttcctcttctccgCCAGGAGCCGTCCCTTCACCTTCTCCATGTGGGAGTCTGACTTGACCATTTCAGCATAGTAGTCCGGAGGCCTCAGGAATGGGACCTCCATCTTCTGAAGCTTCTCAAAGGCCTGCCTCGTCCCCTCCAGCGCCTGTGTATAGAATGCAAGCTCCCGAGCGAGATCATCATTAACATCTACCTCTTGCGCCTGATCGATATCGACGGTGAGCTTATCGATCCATGGCAGGTTCTGTGGCCAGCTGATGTCTCCCAACTTATCGAGGAGCCCCTCCGTGTCGTACACGGAGTCCTTCGAGGGCTCCGATAACTTCACATCCCCATCTTCCAGCTCGGATTCGGATTCAGATTCATAATCCTCATTCACTTGGTCTTCTTGCAACTCATCTTCATCAGATAAGCTCACTTCTCTGTC is a genomic window containing:
- the LOC116203305 gene encoding AT-hook motif nuclear-localized protein 6-like, yielding MEGKEEVMVGVTVMKGEEAPESYRVAPRTESPRQPDGPPAAGAAAAPAPAAGSAAPASSEVKKKRGRPRKYGPDGVALSPMPISSSIPLWQQNKQKIKKKHKLQFYSSGEKLAFFVGGNFTPHMITVNPGEDVTMKVMSFSQQGSRAICVLSANGTISNVTLRQPTSCGGTLTYEGRFEILSLSGSFTPTESGGAGSRSGGMSISLAGPDGRVLGGGLAGLLIAAGPVQVVVGSFISGHQLQQKPKKQRAGPAPTPPNVAGREEMGRSCGGLEPNISSASAYKAENPARIEDPGILMTENNISFSEEESNGPS
- the LOC116203306 gene encoding probable rRNA-processing protein EBP2 homolog, translated to MGISDREVSLSDEDELQEDQVNEDYESESESELEDGDVKLSEPSKDSVYDTEGLLDKLGDISWPQNLPWIDKLTVDIDQAQEVDVNDDLARELAFYTQALEGTRQAFEKLQKMEVPFLRPPDYYAEMVKSDSHMEKVKGRLLAEKRKIEEAEERKKAREAKKLAKEVQAQKQKERAKQKKEEIEVVKKWRKQRQQSGFSDKGNDLPLDFEDGKSFERSSKKRPGVSPGDRSGGKAWQGGKKGKMKKRDFRDSKFGFGGKKGMKKQNTAETTNDFRDSNKGGASGNKKRKR